The genomic stretch CCCTCCTTCCTCGTGCTCCTTCCCTGGGAAATTCATGGGGCAGCTTGCACCCCGGCTGCCTGTGGGAAGACAGACAACCTAACCTGCTTCCCCCACTGACACGAGGAcacggaggcccagagaagggcagGCGTTTGGGAATGGATCCTGGGATGGGTGGAACTCAGAGGGGAGCGGGTGCCTCCTGCTCCAGGAGGCATTGTGTCCCGGCCCCTGGGGGGCAGTAGAGGGGTGCTGTGCTGGGGGCTGGCTTGGCCCAGGCTGGTCAGAAGCCCAGCTCTCTCTGCACCCCTCATGGCCTTGTGCCATGCTGGCCAGGCTCCCCGAGGATGTGTCCGACTTCCAGCCACGACTGTTTGAGTGCTCCATCCAGACGGGCCCCCTGGTCCTCACGGAAGTGGTGTTCTTTAGCCAAGAGGACCTGGACAAGTATGACGTCATGTTACTGGACACCTGGGAGGAGGTGCGGCAGCCTGGGTGCCTGGCTGGGTTGTGAATGGGGGGTGTCTGCACCTGCGTAactgggtgtgagtgtgtgtgactgtgtttctAGCCACGTGACTGCATATAAGGCTGCGGGTGTGTGACTATTTACGACACTGTAACCCTGGGTGACTGGGCAATTGTGTGACTGTGGATGACACCAGGGATGACTCTGTGACCCAGGGAGCCTGTGGGAGACTGTGGCTGTGTGTCTGGGACTCATGTGTGGTTGTGACCGGTTGTGTAGTTGCGTGTAACTCTCTGTGCCTTATAAGGGCATCTGTGAGTCCATGCAACTGAGCGCCCATGGCTGACATGTCAGTGCTGAGCGGGTGGCCATAAAgtgaccgtgtgtgtgtgtgtgtgtgtgtgtgcgcgcatgtgcATGATGCCTCTGTGTGACTGCATTTGAtctctatttatttcctctctggtctttattatttccttccttctgctgacttttggttttgtttgttctttttctaattcttttaggtggtaggttaggttgcttattttgagatttttcttgtttttttgacgaaggcctgtattgctatgaacttccctcttaggactgctttggctgcatcccataaattttgtatggttgtgttttcattgtcctttgtctgTGTGCCTGCAtttgcctgtgtgtgtgcagCTGTGTGTAATGGCTGTGAGGTCAAGGAACTGGCTATAAGTGACCAGACTATCTATAACTGGTGACACTGAGAGACAATGTAACTGGCTGCAGGTGTGAGTGCCTGAGTGACTGAATTCGTGTGACCGTGTAATCATGTTTCTGGGTGGCTGGATGTGATGGTGTTTCAGGCTACTTGTGTTTTCAGGCTGCGTGATCCATTGTAACTGTGCTTAGGTGCAACTATGCGTGAGTACGGGTGACAGTGTACAGCTGTGATTTGCCGTCTGGCTGAGTGGTGGTGGACAGttgtgtctgtgtatctgtggtcgtgtgtgtgtatatgtgcgtgTATCTGCATCACTGTGCCTGGGACTCTGTGTGACTGTGGCAAGGAGGCCTTTGGGCTCGCATTCCATTCAGAGCGCAGCCAaagccccttccccagccctgtgACCCGGGCGGCCCCAACTCTGCCCCTCGCTCATTCTGCTCCAGCCACTGTGGCTTCCTGGCCGCTCCCTGAACATGCCAGCGTGCTCAGGGCCTTGGTACTGGTTGTTTCCTCTGCTCAGAACACTTTCCCCCCAGACATACGTGTGACttgctcccccacctccctcagaGCTTGACTCCAGTGTCATCTTCTCAGCAAGGCTCTCCCTGACTctaatttaaaatgacaatatccacccccccaccaccccacttttcttctttccctgctttatttttctccatctgatatactacatattttacttatttttgtgccTCCCCCAGCAAAATGAAAGCTCTACAAGAGCAGGgattttgtctctttctttctcatggttGAGTCCCCCGTGCCTAGAACATTATCTGGCACACAgtcggtgctcagtaaatatgtgtgGATTGATTGCACACATGCATGCCTGAGACCTCCTGGCACATTTACGGGTGTGTGGGTGTGCAGCCAGCCTGCTGGGTGGGTCTGGTTGGCTGGGATGTGTGCATCGGGTTCTGAGACCACctgatgggcagggctgggagggaagTGGTCAGCTCCACCCGCCCAAGGCCAGGCCCCCTGTGTGGCCCAGATCTTCCTGTGGCTGGGGGCAGCTGCGAGCGAGTGGAAGCAGAAGGCCGTGGCCTGGGGCCGGGAGTACCTGAAGACCCACCCAGCAGGGAGGAGCCTGGCCACGCCTATCGTGCTGGTCAAGCAGGGCCACGAGCCTCCCACCTTCACTGGATGGTTCCACACCTGGGACCCCTACGAATGGACCGTGAGTGAGGCCTGAACCCCCCATGCCCACCCTAATCCTGGGAGAGGGGCCTGCCCTGGCAGACGGTGGGGGAGCCATTGCCCTGCCCAGGGACCTCCAGTGTGTGTGGGGAATCTCGTCCCACTGGTGTCCCTCCATCCGGCCCCCACCCTGATTCTTGCCCCCAGAACAATCAGTCTTATGAGGACGTGGTGGAGGGCGGCCTGGGAGCAGTATCTGCCATCTCAGAGATAACCGCAGTGAGTATTGGGGCCTCCCAGGGGTCTGGGCTCCGCTGGCATGGCCCAGAGGGCAGGATGAGCAGGGAAGGAGCCAGGCGCCGGTAGAGGGCAGGGGTGGCAGTTGGGGGCAGGAGGGCGGGTGGGCTCAGTGTGGCCTCCCATGGGAGCCCATCCCCCAGCTTCCCCAGCCTGAGTCCCCTCTCCTGACAGCAGGTCAGCAACTTCCGGCTGTCCAGATGGCCAAGCAATGGCAGGGCAGGCCCGTTGGCCCTGTGGGCCCTCAAGGGCTCCAAGGACAGCTCCGAGAACGAGCTGGAGCTGGGCCCCAAGGCGGGCAGCGGCCGCAGGAGCACCGGCAGCAGCCCCAGATCCGTGGCCAGCGGGAGCCTGCCCCGAGAACAGCTGAGGCACCAGGCTGTTGAGGACCTGCCGGAGGGTGTGGACCCGGCCCACAAGGAGGTGGATGCCTGAGACCCCCACCGCCGCCGCCACTCACTGCCCCAGCACTAATGCATATAAAGCTGAGCTGCCGGTGCCCAGGGCATGACCCACTGATGGTGGGCGATGGGCAGGCTGCCCGGGGAGATGTGTGTTCCAGATAGGGTGATGGGCAGAGAGATGTGGGAGAGGATGATACCTCTGGGTGAGTGGGACAGGGTTCTGGGCTCAGCTGACACCCTTCCTCTGCACccattccctcctctcccccaccccagtcctaTCTCTCAGACTCTGATTTCCAAGATACCTTTGGGAAGTCCAAGGAGGAGTTCTGCGGCATGGCCAAGTGGAGGCAAGCAGCAGCTCGGCTTCTTCTGAACCCCGGCCCTGCCGGCTCCATCTACGCGGCCAAGACGCCTGCCTGCGGGCACCTCCCCTACACACATATGAGCCCCCCGGAGAGGCCCTCCTGGCGCACCCTGCTTGGAGACTCCTGGGCCACTAAAATAAAAGCCTGTGGCCTTCACAAGATGTGGTGAGTGGGCTTTCAGGTCTGGGTCACTCAGCAGGTCCGCCTCTGGGGAGAGTGGGCCTCTGGGGTTGGAGGGGTCGGCCGTGACATTCCAAAGACTTAGCCCTCCCTACCCTCCGCCATGCAGGGGTTTGTTTCTTGCTGGTCCCTCCTGCCCAGGGGATAGATGTATGAGGGTGCTCCAGTGTGAGGGTGGAGAAGTGGAGAGTGAGGTGCTGGGGCTCCAGTGCTCTGGGgcatgcacacacgcacgcgTGCTTTACAGGGATTTTTCCGGTGTCCAGGTAAAGAGACCACAGTACTTAGTCTTATGATTTTTATAAACACCCTCAACCTAGGGCCCGGCTGGAGGATGGAGCGGGCTGCAGTGTCATTCGTAACGGAACTGAGGACAGCTCCAGGGACTGGGCCAGCTCCCGGGCTCCCGAGAGGCAGCAACACAGACAGTGGGTTGGAGCTGAAGGCAGGGCGGGGCTGCCAGCTCTGAGCGAGAGGTCCTGCCCCCAGATGTGGACAGAGGGCCTGGTCCGCTCGGGGCAGCCCTCACCAGACTCCCCGAGCCTAGTCCTGGAGGCCCACCTTCACAAAGAGGGTGGCAGACGGGTGCTGGTCTCCGTTCTTGGACAGGAGGTGGATGTGGCGGTATCCTGGCAGGCGGATGGGCGGGGAGGGGCGCACAGGGGGAGTTCTGGTCACTTAGGGAGGAGGCTTTGAGGAATAGCCGGCCCCTTCCCGAGAGATGCCTGCCCTCGAGTCGTCCCCTCCCTCCACAAACACTCACCCTGCTTGAGGCTGTTCAAGGGGATGGTGCTCTGGCCAATGAAGTCGTTCTTGGAGGAGGCATCGTAGTCCTCCACCACAAAGCGCACGAGGGCGAGCTCAGGCACAATCACCTCGAACTCAAAATCTGCGTCCCACCATGGGTTGAAACCTAGGGGTGCAGGCACCACGTCAACAGCATGGACACCAGCTCCAGAAGCCgggcccagcccaggcccagcATGTACCGTTATTGGTGACCACAGCGGTCTGGCGGCTGGCCACGTCCTGGCCCACACCATGGATCTCCACTGTCACCTTGGGGTCCACAATTGAATTCTTATTCTTGTTGACTTTTGGCAGCTGCTGCCCTGAGATGACCTGAGGAAAGGCGGGGGACAGTTAAGGGTTCAGGATGGTAGCGAGGGGGAAGCGAGGCCCATGGCACCTGTCCCTCCGGTGGCTGGCCATACCCTGACATTGAGCCGCTTCCGAGTCCACCAGGGCCCCTGAGCCAGGGCACGGGAGTTGAAGGTGGAGTTGGGGTCTCGCAGGAAGGCAGGCTTCAGCACATACCCACAGGCCCCATTGTCCTGGAATCGGCCCTGGTATACGTCCATCTCTGGCCCAGGTGTCTGGAAGTTCAGGGCCACTACAGGCAGGACGGAGCAGTCACAGGCTGTGGGCTGGCCTCAGGGGCCCCAGAGCCCAGCCTGCTTTGGgtacactgaggcccagagtcaCACGGTGAGGCAGAAGCAGAGTCCAGGATCACTCCAATGCCTACTGCCCTCCTGCCACCCTAACTGACCCACCACACCACCCTTGCATTCCATTTCTGGTGCCAGAATTCAAAGGACAAGTGTGCTAACAGTGGGATTTCAGACGCTGTATTTGCTGGTGGGGGATATTTCCAGACTGAGATTACCAGCTCCTGAGCCCACAGATCCCTGCATCTGGCTCTGCCTGGGTCCCCAGAGGCTCCTGGCCCCTGGCCCTCCAGGCGGAAACCCTCACCCAGGCGTCCTCCAAGCCCCAGCCAGCCCGTACCGATCTGGCAGCCCCCATTCCACATCTCCACAGGGCTGTAGTTGGAGGAATCTGTTCTCCACCCTGCGGGGTAGATCCTGCTCAGGTGACTCACATTGTGGCGGACAAAGCTGTTTCCTGAGGGGGATGTGGGCTCATCAGAAGCGGAGGCCTCCTGGTGAGCCCAAGCCCCTCCCTACCAGCTCTGTCTGGTAACAGCGTGGGGTGCCAGCTCTGGGCGATGTCCAGAAGGGTGGGAGCCAGTCCTGACCCTGGCAGCTCACTCAGGTGGTCAGACAGATGGACAGCACCCTGGGGGGACAGGGCCGGGCTCACCTGATTCTTGGAGCAGTCGGAGGGCGCGGTTCTCGGAGAAGGATGCCATCTCATAGAAAGCCTGCCCAGGGGTGCCAGGACTGGAGAAGCCCAGAAAGTGGACGCTCTTGCAGTAAATGACCATATCTGAGAGCTCCTTTGCTAGTCTGAGCTTGTCCTCCTGGGGGCCATGGGGAGGCCCAAGTTAGATTCAGAGGTTGGGGCAGGTGGGCACTGAGAGAGCCAGAAACCCAGATACAGAGagaacagagagggagacagagagggggTGCAGAGGGTCTGAGTGACAGCCACGGAGACCCCGGACAAGGCGAGCAGCCCACAGTGTGATGGGGGGAGGGCCCCGGggctgcccccctcccctccccgcaccACAGCCCCCCTTCAAACCGTGGACTTGTGCTGCACTTGGTTCCTCACTGCCTCATCCTCCATCTCAGCAGCCTCATCCTCGTCTGACACCGCAGTGGCCTCAGGGCTGCCTTCCCCTCCAGGAAGGAAGAGCCCCCCAAGCTTCTTCCCCTTCAGCAAGATCTTCCCCTTCAGTTGCTAAGGGTGGAGCGGCAGCCGGTCAAGACACAGCCGGCCTCGCGGCcggtcccctgccctctcctctggGCACCCCACCCCATCGGGCACCTCAGGGGAAGGCAGGCTGGTGGTGACCCTGTCCAGTGGCCGATCCAACAGCATGGGGCCCAGGAGGGTGTGCAGGTGTTGCGCCATCACACGCTGCTGCTCCAGGCTGCAGTGGTTCTCCAGGGACAGGATGACGGGGTAGGGGGACGCCTGGAGGCCCAAGGGTGGATTAGGAGGGGTGGGTGGGTCCGAGCATCCCCTTCCTCAGGCCCAGAAGCGCGCCCACCTTGAAGGCGTAGTCCCGGATGGCCCTGAGCACGTCGCAGAAGAGGATCTTGGAGGTGAAGGTGTAGCCGTGATAGATGACTGGTTCCTGGTTGGGCCCATCCCAGCAGTCGAGCTCCAGGCAGCGGCAGCCTTTGCACAGCGCCCTGCGAGTGGGACGGCGGCTAGGTCCCTCGGTCCCGGCCGGGTCCCGCCCAGGTCCCGCCTGCCCCACCAGGtcccgcccggccccgccccatCACGACCAGgtcccgcccgccccgccccatcATGCCCAGGCCTCCCGGCCCCACCGGATGTAGGCTTCGGTGCTGCTGGGCCCCGTGAGCTGGTCTTCCAGCAGGTAGGTGTTGTGAGAGGAAGACACCAGGTAGTGACTGAGCGGCTGGCCCATGTCCTGGTAGACCCGCCGGTGCGCCCGGTTGAAGGCGCTGCCGTCGGCCGAGAGCAGGTACATGAGGAAGCCGTCCTTGGTCATCTGCCGCCGCGCCTTGGCTGGGAGGCGGGAAGCCGGCGCCCGTCAGAGCCCTAGGCTGGCGCCGCCGCTCTCGGGGGAggggccccttcccctcccccactcccctcccccctaCTCCCCCTGCCTCCCGTCCTGAGCTGGTCCTCGGTACCTCTTGGAAGCGGCTAAGCTTACAAGTCTCTTGACCTGACCGTGACTACCCCAGGGTGGGGCcctgtctcctcctcctctgtccccCACGCTGTGAGGCCCCGCTGAGGGCAGGGCCTCATCTCCTCCTTCTCCAGGACTGGGCCCCCATCTGACGTCTTAAAGCTTTGTGGCCAGCATGGGCacaaagagggaggcaggaaaagTGCCTGCTTTTCCagccttctctctctccatttcctgGGGGAGGGGTCCTCAAATCCCCTGAAGGAGGAACCAAGAGAGGGTCCCTGCCTCCCATCTGCTTTCCTGGGGCAGAGAAATAGGGACCAGGGCTCCTGGGCCTGGCTGAGGCGCCCCCTTCCCTCCAGCTCCCTACTCTTGGGCTGCCGTCTCCCCAGGGGTCTCCCCACCCTGTGTGGCCCTGGGACTACAGGTCACAGGCCCTCACCCGTCTCGCTGGGCTCGTAGCGCTCAATGAGGGAGAGGGCCAGTGCAGGCCCCGCCGCCTCCTCCCGCTGTTGGTGCTGCAAGAAGATCACTAACTGATCCACGGACAGGGTCTCCTCCGAGCCCGCAGCCTCCTTGAAGGTGAGGTCAATCTCCTTCCTTTGGGTCAGTATCTTGTAGAAGGTCTCGATCTCCTCATCCTCCAGGGAGTCTGTCTGAGAGTGGTCACACTCCTGCAGAGCCAGGATGCCAGGTGGGCAGGGTTCAGAGCAGGTCTCGGGCTGCAGTCAAGGACACACTGCCAGGCAGACCCAGCCCTCACATCCTGCCTTACCCTGAAGATCTTTCGGGCATAGCTGTCGTCCACCTGGATGTTGAGCTCCTTCAGGAAGTTCTGCAGCTCCTTGAAGTTCATCTTGTTGTCCTTGTTTTTGTCAGCTTTTCGCAAGCAGGAATGAATCCAGCTGGGCAAGAAGTAAGGAAAGAACCCAGGAGCACTGGGACCCCCGAGGTCCCAGCCACAGCCATGATCCAAGCTCAGGGTCAACTCCCGGGCCCAGGTGGACTGAGGTCCCCTGTAGACACAGCTCCCCGCAGGCCTGACTTTTGGCACATCCTCATTTCAGAGGGAAGACTTGGAGGAAATGTGACATCCAACGAAGGagtctttttcctgttttctggcTTTGAAccctttcaaaatttcaaaaacatttcttttctcaCTCTAAAAGGGTTCATTACAGACAatttagaaaatgcagaaaagtaaataaacaaagccCCCATAATCCTATCACCCAGGGGTAACTACTGTTAACATTTCAAGCTATGTCCTTTTCAGTATATAATTGTTACCCAATTATAGTATATATCT from Mesoplodon densirostris isolate mMesDen1 chromosome 10, mMesDen1 primary haplotype, whole genome shotgun sequence encodes the following:
- the PLCD1 gene encoding 1-phosphatidylinositol 4,5-bisphosphate phosphodiesterase delta-1 isoform X2, translated to MRTPESQLFSIEDIQEVRMGHRSEGLEKFARDVPEDRCFSIIFKDQRSTLDLIAPSPTDAQHWVQGLRKIVHHSGSMDQQQKLRHWIHSCLRKADKNKDNKMNFKELQNFLKELNIQVDDSYARKIFRECDHSQTDSLEDEEIETFYKILTQRKEIDLTFKEAAGSEETLSVDQLVIFLQHQQREEAAGPALALSLIERYEPSETAKARRQMTKDGFLMYLLSADGSAFNRAHRRVYQDMGQPLSHYLVSSSHNTYLLEDQLTGPSSTEAYIRALCKGCRCLELDCWDGPNQEPVIYHGYTFTSKILFCDVLRAIRDYAFKASPYPVILSLENHCSLEQQRVMAQHLHTLLGPMLLDRPLDRVTTSLPSPEQLKGKILLKGKKLGGLFLPGGEGSPEATAVSDEDEAAEMEDEAVRNQVQHKSTEDKLRLAKELSDMVIYCKSVHFLGFSSPGTPGQAFYEMASFSENRALRLLQESGNSFVRHNVSHLSRIYPAGWRTDSSNYSPVEMWNGGCQIVALNFQTPGPEMDVYQGRFQDNGACGYVLKPAFLRDPNSTFNSRALAQGPWWTRKRLNVRVISGQQLPKVNKNKNSIVDPKVTVEIHGVGQDVASRQTAVVTNNGFNPWWDADFEFEVIVPELALVRFVVEDYDASSKNDFIGQSTIPLNSLKQGYRHIHLLSKNGDQHPSATLFVKVGLQD
- the PLCD1 gene encoding 1-phosphatidylinositol 4,5-bisphosphate phosphodiesterase delta-1 isoform X3 — protein: MDSGRDFLTLHGPGLPSGRHTVPGQASQAQRAAGALRNVMQCLGARRRSRSQSRSRELYLLEQSLEVAALNEQRLGLQDDKDLQALLKGSQLLKVKSNSWRRERFYKLQEDCKTIWQESHKVMRTPESQLFSIEDIQEVRMGHRSEGLEKFARDVPEDRCFSIIFKDQRSTLDLIAPSPTDAQHWVQGLRKIVHHSGSMDQQQKLRHWIHSCLRKADKNKDNKMNFKELQNFLKELNIQVDDSYARKIFRECDHSQTDSLEDEEIETFYKILTQRKEIDLTFKEAAGSEETLSVDQLVIFLQHQQREEAAGPALALSLIERYEPSETAKARRQMTKDGFLMYLLSADGSAFNRAHRRVYQDMGQPLSHYLVSSSHNTYLLEDQLTGPSSTEAYIRALCKGCRCLELDCWDGPNQEPVIYHGYTFTSKILFCDVLRAIRDYAFKASPYPVILSLENHCSLEQQRVMAQHLHTLLGPMLLDRPLDRVTTSLPSPEQLKGKILLKGKKLGGLFLPGGEGSPEATAVSDEDEAAEMEDEAVRNQVQHKSTEDKLRLAKELSDMVIYCKSVHFLGFSSPGTPGQAFYEMASFSENRALRLLQESGNSFVRHNVSHLSRIYPAGWRTDSSNYSPVEMWNGGCQIVALNFQTPGPEMDVYQGRFQDNGACGYVLKPAFLRDPNSTFNSRALAQGPWWTRKRLNVRVISGQQLPKVNKNKNSIVDPKVTVEIHGVGQDVASRQTAVVTNNGFNPWWDADFEFEVIVPELALVRFVVEDYDASSKNDFIGQSTIPLNSLKQGYRHIHLLSKNGDQHPSATLFVKVGLQD
- the PLCD1 gene encoding 1-phosphatidylinositol 4,5-bisphosphate phosphodiesterase delta-1 isoform X1; amino-acid sequence: MDSGRDFLTLHGPGLPSGRHTVPGQASQAQRAAGALRNVMQCLGARRRSRSQSRSRELYLLEQSLEVAALNEQRLGLQDDKDLQALLKGSQLLKVKSNSWRRERFYKLQEDCKTIWQESHKVMRTPESQLFSIEDIQEVRMGHRSEGLEKFARDVPEDRCFSIIFKDQRSTLDLIAPSPTDAQHWVQGLRKIVHHSGSMDQQQKLRHWIHSCLRKADKNKDNKMNFKELQNFLKELNIQVDDSYARKIFRECDHSQTDSLEDEEIETFYKILTQRKEIDLTFKEAAGSEETLSVDQLVIFLQHQQREEAAGPALALSLIERYEPSETAKARRQMTKDGFLMYLLSADGSAFNRAHRRVYQDMGQPLSHYLVSSSHNTYLLEDQLTGPSSTEAYIRALCKGCRCLELDCWDGPNQEPVIYHGYTFTSKILFCDVLRAIRDYAFKASPYPVILSLENHCSLEQQRVMAQHLHTLLGPMLLDRPLDRVTTSLPSPEQLKGKILLKGKKLGGLFLPGGEGSPEATAVSDEDEAAEMEDEAVRNQVQHKSTEDKLRLAKELSDMVIYCKSVHFLGFSSPGTPGQAFYEMASFSENRALRLLQESVALNFQTPGPEMDVYQGRFQDNGACGYVLKPAFLRDPNSTFNSRALAQGPWWTRKRLNVRVISGQQLPKVNKNKNSIVDPKVTVEIHGVGQDVASRQTAVVTNNGFNPWWDADFEFEVIVPELALVRFVVEDYDASSKNDFIGQSTIPLNSLKQGYRHIHLLSKNGDQHPSATLFVKVGLQD
- the PLCD1 gene encoding 1-phosphatidylinositol 4,5-bisphosphate phosphodiesterase delta-1 isoform X4 is translated as MDSGRDFLTLHGLQDDKDLQALLKGSQLLKVKSNSWRRERFYKLQEDCKTIWQESHKVMRTPESQLFSIEDIQEVRMGHRSEGLEKFARDVPEDRCFSIIFKDQRSTLDLIAPSPTDAQHWVQGLRKIVHHSGSMDQQQKLRHWIHSCLRKADKNKDNKMNFKELQNFLKELNIQVDDSYARKIFRECDHSQTDSLEDEEIETFYKILTQRKEIDLTFKEAAGSEETLSVDQLVIFLQHQQREEAAGPALALSLIERYEPSETAKARRQMTKDGFLMYLLSADGSAFNRAHRRVYQDMGQPLSHYLVSSSHNTYLLEDQLTGPSSTEAYIRALCKGCRCLELDCWDGPNQEPVIYHGYTFTSKILFCDVLRAIRDYAFKASPYPVILSLENHCSLEQQRVMAQHLHTLLGPMLLDRPLDRVTTSLPSPEQLKGKILLKGKKLGGLFLPGGEGSPEATAVSDEDEAAEMEDEAVRNQVQHKSTEDKLRLAKELSDMVIYCKSVHFLGFSSPGTPGQAFYEMASFSENRALRLLQESGNSFVRHNVSHLSRIYPAGWRTDSSNYSPVEMWNGGCQIVALNFQTPGPEMDVYQGRFQDNGACGYVLKPAFLRDPNSTFNSRALAQGPWWTRKRLNVRVISGQQLPKVNKNKNSIVDPKVTVEIHGVGQDVASRQTAVVTNNGFNPWWDADFEFEVIVPELALVRFVVEDYDASSKNDFIGQSTIPLNSLKQGYRHIHLLSKNGDQHPSATLFVKVGLQD